The Lactuca sativa cultivar Salinas chromosome 2, Lsat_Salinas_v11, whole genome shotgun sequence genome includes a window with the following:
- the LOC111899907 gene encoding uncharacterized protein LOC111899907, protein MASNKLLHILIAFALLFSSTTSSLDSMEDPETSTIPEQDTGADDSLSFPSPSPSIDYPYMSPPADLAPTLPSSPSFGMSPAPEPEEARNTTAANVESEKPKDSSSKGLTGGKKAGISIGVVAAVCVVGFGGMLYKKRKQNIHRAQLGYIAREDFI, encoded by the coding sequence ATGGCATCCAACAAGCTTCTTCACATCTTGATCGCTTTCGCGCTTCTTTTTTCAAGCACAACGTCATCTTTGGATTCCATGGAAGACCCGGAAACTTCAACCATTCCAGAGCAAGACACCGGTGCAGATGACTCGTTGTCATTCCCCTCGCCTTCACCTTCAATCGACTACCCATACATGTCTCCACCTGCAGATTTGGCTCCAACGCTCCCTTCCTCTCCGTCATTCGGCATGTCCCCTGCTCCGGAACCGGAAGAGGCTAGGAATACCACCGCCGCTAATGTAGAGAGTGAAAAACCCAAGGATTCTTCGTCAAAAGGGCTGACCGGCGGGAAGAAggcagggatttcgatcggagtTGTCGCCGCTGTGTGTGTTGTTGGATTTGGAGGAATGCTGTACAAGAAACGGAAACAGAATATTCATCGAGCGCAATTAGGTTATATCGCCAGAGAGGATTTCATCTAA
- the LOC111899879 gene encoding aquaporin PIP2-2 produces MTKDVEVAEHHGGKDYHDPPPAPLIDAEELTKWSFYRAVIAEFIATLLFLYVTVLTVIGYKSQTDPALDLDQCGGVGILGIAWAFGGMIFILVYCTAGISGGHINPAVTFGLFLARKVSLIRAVLYMIAQCLGAICGVGLVKAFQSSYYNRYGGGANELADGYNKGTGLGAEIIGTFVLVYTVFSATDPKRSARDSHVPVLAPLPIGFAVFMVHLATIPITGTGINPARSFGAAVIYNNEKAWDDQWIFWVGPFIGAAIAAFYHQFVLRAGAIKALGSFRSNA; encoded by the exons ATGACAAAAGACGTTGAAGTGGCGGAGCACCATGGCGGCAAAGACTACCATGACCCACCTCCGGCGCCCTTGATCGACGCCGAGGAGCTCACCAAGTGGTCTTTCTACAGAGCTGTCATCGCCGAATTCATTGCCACCCTCCTCTTCCTTTACGTGACCGTCTTAACAGTCATCGGCTACAAAAGCCAGACTGACCCGGCCTTAGACCTTGATCAGTGCGGCGGCGTTGGCATCCTCGGTATCGCATGGGCCTTCGGTGGCATGATCTTCATTCTCGTTTACTGCACCGCCGGAATCTCTG GAGGACACATTAACCCTGCGGTGACATTCGGTCTGTTCTTGGCAAGGAAGGTGTCGTTGATTAGGGCAGTGTTGTACATGATAGCACAGTGTTTGGGAGCAATTTGTGGTGTGGGTTTGGTGAAAGCTTTCCAAAGCTCCTACTACAACAGATACGGCGGTGGTGCCAACGAATTAGCCGACGGCTACAACAAAGGCACAGGCCTCGGTGCTGAGATCATCGGCACCTTTGTTCTTGTCTACACCGTCTTCTCCGCTACTGATCCTAAGAGAAGTGCTCGAGACTCTCACGTTCCT gtaTTGGCACCACTACCCATAGGGTTTGCAGTCTTCATGGTACACTTGGCCACTATCCCGATTACCGGTACCGGAATCAACCCAGCCAGAAGCTTCGGCGCTGCCGTGATTTACAACAACGAGAAGGCCTGGGACGACCAA TGGATCTTCTGGGTTGGACCGTTTATCGGAGCAGCAATAGCTGCGTTCTACCACCAGTTTGTATTGAGAGCAGGAGCCATTAAAGCACTTGGTTCTTTCAGAAGCAATGCATAA
- the LOC111899876 gene encoding protein disulfide isomerase-like 1-4, producing MANQLVIVFFLSTFLILANFTSLSQSKQTNPSAGALDDDDEDLSFLEEPEDGTTSTDPLIDPDLPDFDEFSGDEDDFENYNYEDDDFEVPSHDYKDEDDFSESIDDKDVVVLTESNFTDFVESNRFVMVEFYAPWCGHCKALAPEYAAAATELKGQPVVLAKVDAQEENDLAETYEVQGFPTVLFFVDGVHKPYLGQRTKDAIVTWIKKKTGPAVYNITTAEDAEKVLTSEDKVVLAYLNSLVGPESDELAEASKLDDDVNFYQTVDPNVAKLFHINPDVKRPALVLLKKDAEKVTHHDGLFDKSAIKEFVFANKLPLVTNFSRESATLIFESPIKKQVLLFATSNGSSKVFPTFVDAAKLFKGKLIFVYVELDNEDVGKPVGDYFGITGDAPQVIGYTGNDDGKKFVFDQDLTFENLKAFGEGFLDEKLKAFYKSDPIPENNDGDVKIVVGNNFDDIVLDESKDVLLEIYAPWCGHCQALEPTYNKLAKHLHDIDSLVIAKMDGTTNEHPKAKADGYPTILFYPAGNKTVDPITVDVDRTVVALYKFMKKHASVPFNLQKPTYNDAKESSEIDQKDELR from the exons ATGGCGAATCAACTAGTCATCGTCTTCTTTCTCTCCACATTCCTCATCTTAGCTAACTTCACCTCACTTTCTCAGTCTAAACAAACTAACCCCAGTGCCGGCGCCCTCGACGACGATGACGAAGACCTTAGCTTTCTTGAAGAACCAGAAGATGGAACCACATCGACAGACCCCCTTATCGACCCGGATCTTCCCGATTTTGACGAATTCTCCGGAGACGAAGACGATTTCGAAAACTACAACTACGAAGACGACGATTTTGAAGTACCCTCGCACGATTACAAGGACGAAGACGACTTCTCCGAGTCGATTGATGATAAGGACGTTGTTGTTTTGACCGAAAGCAACTTTACTGACTTTGTGGAGAGTAACCGTTTTGTGATGGTGGAGTTTTACGCTCCTTGGTGTGGCCATTGTAAAGCTCTCGCGCCAGAGTACGCCGCTGCAGCCACGGAGCTGAAAGGACAGCCGGTGGTGCTTGCTAAGGTTGATGCACAAGAGGAGAATGACCTAGCTGAGACTTATGAGGTGCAAGGATTTCCCACTGTTCTCTTTTTTGTTGATGGTGTTCACAAGCCTTACCTTGGCCAACGAACCAA AGATGCTATTGTAACTTGGATAAAGAAAAAGACAGGACCTGCTGTGTATAACATAACAACtgcagaagatgcagagaaaGTGCTTACATCAGAGGACAAAGTTGTTTTGGCTTACCTCAACTCTTTGGTG GGTCCTGAAAGCGATGAACTTGCTGAAGCTTCAAAGCTTGATGATGATGTTAACTTTTATCAAACTGTAGATCCTAATGTGGCCAAGCTTTTCCACATCAATCCTGATGTCAAACGCCCAGCTTTGGTCTTGTTAAAGAAGGATGCTGAGAAAGTCACCCATCATG ATGGTCTGTTTGACAAATCTGCCATTAAGGAGTTTGTTTTTGCAAACAAACTTCCCCTGGTGACAAATTTTTCAAGAGAAAGTGCAACTTTGATTTTTGAAAGCCCAATAAAGAAACAGGTGTTGCTATTTGCAACTTCAAATGGTTCATCTAAGGTTTTCCCAACATTTGTGGATGCTGCAAAGTTATTTAAGGGGAAG CTTATCTTTGTATATGTTGAATTGGACAATGAAGATGTTGGAAAGCCTGTTGGAGATTATTTTGGCATCACAGGAGATGCTCCACAA GTCATCGGATATACCGGAAATGATGATGGGAAGAAATTCGTGTTTGACCAAGATTTGACCTTTGAAAACCTTAAG GCTTTTGGGGAGGGCTTTTTGGATGAAAAGCTTAAAGCTTTCTATAAATCTGATCCAATTCCTGAGAAT AATGATGGTGATGTGAAGATTGTAGTTGGGAATAACTTCGATGATATTGTCTTGGATGAGTCAAAAGACGTGCTACTAGAG ATTTATGCACCATGGTGTGGGCATTGTCAAGCCCTAGAACCAACATACAACAAACTTGCTAAACATTTACATGATATCGATTCATTAGTAATAGCAAAAATGGATGGAACTACAAACGAACATCCAAAGGCAAAg GCTGATGGGTACCCGACAATTCTTTTCTATCCAGCAGGAAACAAAACCGTTGATCCT ATAACTGTAGATGTTGATAGAACAGTAGTGGCGTTGTACAAGTTCATGAAGAAACATGCTTCTGTACCTTTTAATCTCCAGAAACCTACTTACAATGATGCTAAAGAAAGCAGTGAAATTGACCAGAAAGATGAACTCAGATGA
- the LOC111899877 gene encoding uncharacterized protein LOC111899877 has translation MISILAQERLLGAALGSVFAGAVIFEQRRDIYKTIAQNQPAKSQMKEHIHSKKIEFAHYWNKSVDRIFGPAIQALSSRRW, from the exons ATGATCAGCATCCTTGCTCAG GAGCGTCTACTTGGCGCTGCCCTAGGAAGTGTATTCGCCGGAGCTGTTATTTTTGAGCAACGGAGAGACATCTACAAGACGATCGCACAGAATCAACCTGCTAAATCTCAG ATGAAAGAGCATATTCATAGCAAGAAAATCGAGTTTGCACACTATTGGAACAAATCAGTGGATCGGATTTTTGGACCAGCTATCCAGGCTCTTAGCTCGCGTCGCTGGTAG